In Ruminiclostridium papyrosolvens DSM 2782, the following proteins share a genomic window:
- a CDS encoding ABC-F family ATP-binding cassette domain-containing protein encodes MSILSVTEMTQGFGDNIIFDNVSFQLSKGEHIGLIGANGKGKTTFMRLITNEILPDSGTISWSRKANVGYMDQNVELNTFLTVKEVLQSSFKKLFVLDEELKVLYEKMTYLKGKELEQVLKKTSYIQSELDMSDFYGINSKIEAISAGMGVRDLLDKNPRELSGGQRTKILLAKLLLEKPDILLLDEPTNHLDEKNIVWLKGFLTNYENAFILISHDTEFLNSVVNCIYHLENKKLTKFPGNYDKFLMLYDQKKKNMMTQYYKQQEEIQKLEAYIRKNQVRTATAAQAKSRGRKLEKIVRIKLDESIPNPHFHFKFSSNPTDLIFETKNLIIGYDRPLTKPMNLIMRRNDKIALVGANGIGKTTLLKSLMAIITPIAGKIQLGEFLDIGYYRQEIESESEIEEIVLNNVWKEFSDFSIQEVRKIISQCGLSAKHTEMKLQSISGGEQAKVRLCKIINKKSNVLFLDEPTNHLDTMAKDELKRALIEYEGSIVLVSHEQEFYKDIVTKVWNCENFKV; translated from the coding sequence ATGAGTATTCTATCAGTAACTGAAATGACACAAGGGTTTGGAGATAATATTATATTTGACAATGTTTCATTTCAGTTGTCTAAGGGAGAGCATATAGGATTGATTGGGGCAAACGGAAAAGGAAAAACGACGTTTATGAGGTTGATTACCAATGAAATACTACCTGATTCGGGAACTATTTCATGGAGTCGTAAGGCAAATGTCGGATATATGGACCAAAATGTCGAGCTTAATACATTCTTAACTGTGAAAGAAGTACTGCAAAGTTCTTTTAAAAAATTATTTGTATTGGATGAAGAGCTAAAGGTACTTTATGAAAAAATGACTTATCTAAAGGGAAAGGAATTAGAACAGGTTTTAAAAAAAACCTCTTATATCCAGAGTGAACTGGATATGAGTGACTTTTACGGTATAAATTCAAAGATTGAGGCAATATCTGCAGGAATGGGAGTAAGAGATTTATTAGATAAAAATCCACGTGAATTAAGCGGAGGGCAGAGGACAAAAATACTACTTGCAAAACTCCTACTGGAAAAGCCTGATATCTTACTGCTCGATGAACCAACAAACCATTTGGATGAAAAAAATATAGTTTGGTTAAAGGGATTTCTTACAAATTATGAAAATGCTTTTATACTTATTTCCCATGATACTGAGTTTTTAAATTCGGTGGTTAATTGTATTTATCATCTGGAAAATAAAAAGCTGACCAAGTTTCCCGGAAATTATGATAAGTTCTTAATGCTATATGACCAGAAAAAAAAGAATATGATGACTCAATATTATAAACAACAGGAGGAAATACAAAAGCTTGAGGCATATATCAGAAAAAATCAAGTTCGTACTGCCACAGCAGCACAGGCTAAATCAAGAGGAAGAAAGTTGGAGAAGATTGTAAGAATAAAGTTAGATGAAAGTATACCTAATCCACATTTCCACTTTAAGTTTTCATCTAATCCCACAGATCTGATATTTGAGACTAAGAATTTGATTATCGGGTACGATAGACCTCTTACAAAACCAATGAATCTGATAATGAGAAGGAATGATAAAATTGCATTAGTTGGAGCAAATGGTATAGGTAAAACTACCCTTCTGAAAAGTCTGATGGCTATTATAACTCCAATTGCGGGAAAAATACAATTAGGTGAATTCCTGGATATCGGCTATTACAGACAGGAAATAGAATCAGAGTCTGAAATTGAAGAAATTGTCTTGAACAATGTATGGAAGGAATTTTCTGATTTTAGTATACAGGAAGTCAGAAAAATAATTTCTCAATGTGGTTTAAGTGCTAAGCATACTGAAATGAAGCTTCAGTCAATAAGCGGGGGTGAACAGGCTAAAGTAAGGCTGTGCAAGATTATAAATAAAAAAAGTAATGTATTGTTTTTGGATGAACCGACCAATCATTTGGACACAATGGCTAAGGACGAACTTAAGAGAGCTTTAATTGAATATGAAGGCAGTATAGTTTTAGTTAGCCATGAGCAGGAATTTTATAAGGATATTGTAACGAAGGTCTGGAATTGTGAGAATTTTAAAGTATAA
- a CDS encoding AMP-binding protein, whose protein sequence is MEFELLDLNNNSKKPASNNLVTQILEERASKTPERIAAKMCYDFSEQIESLKLKKIASNTYDELKNCCFKVNPYVCKLDDELLKYSLLADGRNDIDELKLLKTHCFNYVIINKNTLDLLRCFNGRNSILGIYEKYKNSNLLFFILNGDMAKHSWKVTSEKEELTLKNTNDFLLLIRLMYISKLIDLNSVNYGDTELKLNQVELFREEKNTAPKREIFTNRDKPKQQDKSILLLGSTPGSATIGILYIASYLKRNGISVYCKYNNLDVDYKSLKADLKKLISEIKPEIVGVSIKWFPHISRGLEICKIIKEISCNIEVVVGGNTSTIYNKEFIENDYVDYVVCGDGEVPLLKICKGEDSIPNCIYKKNGKIIKNSITYVQNDKNSNDIYLSHLEDILISKDLLYSVPYYYIYTGKGCLMNCCYCGGCLEAQKNQFNRQKPFLRNISEVRKDLIEVKKYASTFLFIDSIEMDTLNYHRELWKGIDLSNHFCHFYFYKIPPEEFISILAETFKYIYINVDLCSFSERHRGYLHSLNLVKPMPTDKELIEFVGNCNNYKNMEISVSLISGLPYYTNDDMKQSEAFLKRLMSYPVFKGAEWGRLHAQPGAPIVNSCKEYGMYSQAVEFDDFLKYSKLNMSEEIYPDVYSFKFPYINFNEEVVNDEVNKHYREMYALIKNKCQQVDDTVVYQAITYEEINIEAHKIADILKENGVGEDDVVCIIDEQSISLVIAVLGVLKVRGAYLLVNPDYSETEIRDIAKASNSKLILIGTGVRKRNGLGKINTIVYKI, encoded by the coding sequence ATGGAATTTGAGCTTTTAGATTTAAATAACAATAGTAAAAAGCCTGCAAGTAATAATCTAGTTACCCAGATACTTGAAGAACGGGCATCTAAGACTCCGGAAAGAATTGCTGCCAAGATGTGCTATGATTTTAGTGAACAAATAGAAAGCTTAAAGTTAAAGAAAATAGCTTCAAATACATATGATGAATTAAAGAATTGCTGTTTTAAGGTAAACCCGTACGTATGTAAGCTTGATGATGAACTTCTTAAATACTCATTATTAGCTGATGGAAGAAATGATATAGATGAGCTTAAACTTTTAAAGACCCATTGCTTTAATTACGTGATTATAAATAAAAATACACTTGATTTATTGCGGTGCTTTAATGGTAGAAACAGTATTTTAGGTATATATGAAAAATATAAGAACAGTAATTTGCTTTTTTTTATTTTAAATGGTGATATGGCAAAGCATTCTTGGAAGGTAACTTCTGAAAAAGAGGAATTGACCTTGAAAAATACAAATGACTTTTTGTTGCTTATAAGATTAATGTATATATCAAAATTAATTGATTTAAATTCTGTTAATTATGGAGATACGGAATTGAAACTAAATCAAGTTGAACTATTTAGAGAAGAAAAAAATACTGCTCCGAAGAGGGAAATATTTACAAACAGGGATAAACCAAAACAACAAGATAAATCAATATTGTTATTAGGCTCAACTCCGGGGTCCGCAACAATTGGAATTCTTTATATTGCGTCGTATTTGAAGCGAAATGGTATTAGTGTATATTGTAAATATAACAATTTAGACGTTGACTATAAATCTTTAAAAGCGGATCTTAAAAAATTAATAAGTGAAATAAAACCTGAGATAGTTGGGGTCAGTATAAAATGGTTTCCACATATATCTAGAGGGCTGGAAATTTGCAAAATAATAAAAGAGATTTCTTGTAATATTGAAGTAGTTGTTGGAGGGAATACATCAACCATCTATAACAAAGAATTTATTGAAAATGATTACGTTGATTATGTTGTTTGCGGGGATGGGGAAGTTCCATTGTTGAAAATCTGTAAAGGAGAAGACAGTATACCTAACTGTATATACAAAAAAAACGGCAAGATAATAAAGAATTCTATTACCTATGTTCAGAACGATAAAAATTCTAATGATATATATTTGTCTCACTTGGAAGATATTCTAATATCTAAGGATTTATTGTATAGCGTACCTTATTATTATATATATACTGGTAAAGGATGTTTAATGAATTGCTGCTACTGTGGAGGATGTCTTGAGGCACAAAAAAATCAGTTCAATAGACAAAAACCTTTTCTAAGGAATATAAGTGAAGTTAGAAAGGACTTAATTGAAGTTAAGAAGTATGCATCAACATTTTTATTTATAGATTCAATTGAAATGGATACATTAAACTATCATAGAGAATTGTGGAAGGGAATTGATTTATCTAACCATTTTTGTCATTTCTACTTTTATAAGATACCCCCTGAAGAATTTATTAGTATTTTAGCTGAAACATTTAAATATATTTATATTAATGTTGATTTATGTAGTTTTTCGGAAAGGCATAGGGGTTATTTGCATTCTTTGAATCTTGTTAAACCAATGCCTACAGATAAAGAGTTAATTGAGTTTGTGGGAAACTGTAATAACTATAAAAATATGGAGATAAGTGTTAGTTTAATATCCGGATTGCCGTATTATACCAATGATGATATGAAACAGAGTGAAGCTTTTCTTAAAAGATTAATGAGTTACCCGGTATTTAAAGGTGCTGAATGGGGGAGGTTGCATGCTCAACCGGGCGCACCAATTGTTAATAGCTGCAAAGAATATGGTATGTATTCTCAGGCGGTAGAATTTGATGATTTTTTGAAATACAGTAAATTAAATATGAGTGAAGAGATTTATCCTGATGTCTATTCTTTTAAGTTTCCATACATCAATTTTAACGAAGAGGTAGTTAATGATGAAGTGAATAAACACTATAGAGAAATGTATGCTCTTATAAAAAACAAATGTCAGCAAGTTGATGATACTGTTGTCTATCAAGCTATTACATATGAAGAGATTAACATAGAAGCACATAAAATTGCCGATATTTTAAAGGAGAATGGTGTCGGAGAAGACGATGTAGTATGTATCATTGACGAACAGTCAATTAGCCTAGTAATTGCCGTACTTGGAGTTTTAAAAGTCAGAGGTGCTTATTTGCTGGTTAATCCGGATTACTCTGAAACAGAAATACGGGATATAGCTAAAGCCAGTAACTCAAAGTTGATTTTAATTGGTACAGGCGTTCGGAAACGAAATGGATTAGGGAAGATAAATACTATTGTATATAAAATATAG
- a CDS encoding fibronectin type III domain-containing protein, translating to MRTKRIFAALVLMIFFITTYGTVYAAPIDVPVPAAPTQLTIPKNSQGTEPSIGYDSADGGKSGYYADFQWQVPNPAGKYVNIYLQESPKGYRAAKPAYLKEKDLPAITTPIRMRDLTSGTIYTASSKAYATDVDPITGQVYKSGESDSSNLVKFMTDINMHCITSGTNKIKIIWDDVWNDGKRINYQLYVSENRDFANTLPITVTQEQISATGPVYVNQTDGTLEYEHTVKDPGRVYYVKIVPVVSDQSIIKTSQTKTILVSTYILVKTSRVSTTDDGTIWRLDWSPVITGLSSSNITVQYQINRFEADNMPKIIMVETGTTTFITVPEGKENSYMIRAIVKKDGLPYYPSNIDIVSDKVTLKESDVPATPSTPELVPQFKDSTDSVIIAYEDVKDTNGVVTKKGELGKDTATILWRLPKKADGTIDSDVLYDLWLLEDSGAIDAPPVETKIQSNFKPGSANQVKDESNNGRIVGYKYKIENLQPNHTYYFRIVAKKTFAEEKEGIIQNVEHISTPALKVIVTLPGGIIDTPLIPSNPPLQIRKQEDGVKDMITDTGITVQLKNRWFEQFDAATGRWSYIQADKTTMADTPPYNPQTTPPDNKNYRKVEYDTGVTLYVGCTEYTPSIDISAINKYKLEKVSTTPNDDLEDMYLNVPENVPVPASGTPVYAKHNVVVPVKDLKPNTTYILWVRASRDGNPPLFSDVSNPIIFTTLPTPGDTIEKPVVPDLRCTNISDTFADLAWNYKEQNTYYLKYGNVDDVTKAQGSLTITGEQIKKSGTDYVRVTGLTPDTQYYFWIQAEAFNSDLSAGEKSEWSDSLPLRTLKLMPPSTPRGFGVKNTANAVTKNSVTFEWIQEPGLTYILEIAGKIDYSDAKVYECGSASEFKVEGLTSNFRYFARLYAYDPAKKLRSLPTQSISVRTLRSSDDYDSDKDVDHPISGDVIEKAPNIVNGTWVVKITGVNADRLVQIIMTDNILDYTVDLSKPPAPATNISLMISKKVFDKLEQLKENIAFKTAVVSYNLKAGILSNVTTADTMKEQIYTFDIVLTPQKPYARANELILRQPLAQIGVTLDTGASIMTISKFAVPLIISYPYTNSKDYVEGQTLGYQYNGTTSSWEQKATSNRFDIDNSKGFISFESTVPGLYALADRTNNLFDDIYGHTYEDSILNVAMAHKLKSITSRMFNPDKTATVGEAVKLAFDSLEYNYGSEFMDLAIKTGLVKSGKSPSATLTRQDAACLAAVLYEMKTNTRVNGNKDIISIYKDYGKIDKTIYNKVAFAAENGFLPYQSSTLFNPTQSVTRGELMYMLEKALVLAGDI from the coding sequence ATGAGGACAAAAAGGATATTTGCAGCTTTAGTATTAATGATATTTTTCATAACGACATATGGTACAGTGTACGCAGCACCCATTGATGTGCCCGTACCGGCTGCACCCACACAGCTGACAATTCCCAAAAACAGTCAAGGCACAGAGCCCAGCATAGGCTATGATTCGGCAGATGGAGGAAAATCTGGCTATTATGCAGATTTTCAATGGCAGGTGCCAAACCCGGCGGGTAAGTATGTAAATATATACTTGCAGGAATCCCCAAAAGGCTACAGAGCTGCAAAACCTGCATATTTAAAGGAAAAAGATCTTCCTGCAATAACAACACCAATCAGAATGAGAGATCTTACCTCGGGAACAATATATACTGCAAGTTCAAAGGCCTATGCCACAGATGTTGACCCTATAACGGGACAAGTATACAAATCAGGGGAGTCTGACAGCTCAAACCTTGTAAAATTTATGACTGATATAAACATGCATTGTATAACGTCAGGAACCAATAAAATAAAGATAATTTGGGATGATGTCTGGAATGATGGCAAAAGAATAAATTATCAGCTTTATGTTTCAGAAAACAGGGATTTTGCCAATACTCTTCCTATTACTGTTACACAGGAGCAGATAAGTGCAACCGGGCCGGTATACGTAAATCAGACTGACGGAACACTGGAGTATGAGCATACGGTTAAAGACCCCGGAAGAGTGTATTATGTCAAGATTGTTCCTGTTGTATCAGACCAGTCAATAATTAAAACATCACAAACTAAAACAATATTGGTAAGTACATATATATTAGTAAAAACATCCAGAGTGTCAACAACAGATGACGGAACAATCTGGAGACTTGATTGGAGTCCTGTTATAACAGGTCTTTCATCCTCTAACATAACCGTTCAGTACCAGATAAACAGGTTTGAAGCGGACAATATGCCAAAGATTATTATGGTGGAAACAGGCACAACCACCTTTATTACAGTGCCCGAAGGAAAGGAAAACAGCTACATGATAAGGGCAATCGTAAAGAAGGATGGATTGCCCTATTACCCCAGCAATATTGATATAGTTTCAGATAAGGTGACATTGAAGGAGAGTGATGTTCCTGCAACGCCTTCAACACCGGAACTGGTACCTCAGTTCAAGGATTCAACAGATTCCGTTATAATTGCGTATGAAGATGTTAAGGACACAAACGGAGTAGTAACTAAAAAAGGTGAACTTGGAAAGGACACTGCAACTATCTTATGGCGGCTGCCAAAAAAGGCTGATGGTACAATAGATTCAGATGTTCTGTATGATTTATGGCTGTTGGAAGATTCAGGTGCAATAGATGCTCCTCCCGTAGAAACAAAAATACAGTCAAATTTTAAGCCCGGCAGTGCAAACCAAGTAAAGGACGAGTCCAATAATGGAAGGATTGTAGGATATAAATACAAAATTGAAAATTTGCAGCCTAACCATACCTATTATTTCAGAATAGTAGCAAAGAAAACCTTTGCAGAGGAAAAAGAGGGAATTATCCAAAACGTTGAGCATATTTCAACCCCGGCACTAAAGGTAATTGTTACACTTCCGGGAGGAATAATAGATACTCCGTTGATACCGTCAAATCCGCCTCTTCAGATAAGAAAGCAGGAAGACGGAGTCAAAGACATGATTACCGATACCGGTATAACAGTTCAATTAAAGAACAGGTGGTTTGAGCAATTTGATGCTGCTACCGGAAGATGGTCTTATATACAGGCTGACAAAACAACTATGGCAGATACACCGCCATATAATCCGCAAACAACACCGCCGGATAATAAGAACTACAGAAAAGTTGAGTATGATACGGGAGTAACTCTGTACGTTGGTTGTACCGAGTATACGCCGAGTATAGATATATCTGCAATAAATAAATATAAACTGGAAAAAGTGTCTACAACTCCAAATGACGATTTGGAGGATATGTACCTGAATGTACCTGAAAATGTACCTGTTCCGGCTTCGGGCACTCCTGTTTATGCAAAACACAACGTAGTTGTGCCTGTAAAGGATTTAAAACCTAATACCACCTACATACTGTGGGTAAGAGCATCCAGAGACGGCAATCCTCCGTTATTCTCTGATGTTTCAAACCCTATAATTTTCACTACACTGCCTACACCGGGGGATACTATAGAAAAGCCTGTAGTTCCTGACCTGAGATGTACAAATATTTCTGATACATTTGCTGATTTGGCATGGAATTACAAAGAGCAGAATACCTATTATCTGAAATATGGAAACGTAGACGACGTAACAAAGGCACAAGGCTCTTTAACAATAACGGGTGAACAGATAAAAAAATCCGGCACAGACTATGTGAGGGTGACAGGGCTGACACCGGATACCCAGTACTATTTTTGGATTCAGGCGGAAGCCTTTAATTCCGACTTGTCTGCCGGAGAAAAGTCCGAGTGGAGTGATTCGCTGCCATTAAGGACATTAAAGCTGATGCCTCCCTCAACACCAAGAGGCTTCGGAGTTAAAAATACCGCAAATGCGGTAACTAAGAACAGTGTAACCTTTGAATGGATTCAGGAACCGGGACTTACTTATATACTTGAAATTGCCGGGAAAATTGACTATTCCGATGCAAAAGTATACGAGTGCGGAAGTGCCAGTGAATTCAAGGTTGAAGGACTTACCTCAAACTTCAGGTACTTTGCAAGGCTGTACGCATATGACCCGGCTAAAAAACTTCGCTCACTGCCTACACAAAGTATCAGTGTAAGAACTTTAAGAAGTAGTGACGACTACGACTCTGATAAGGATGTTGACCATCCGATTTCAGGTGATGTCATAGAAAAAGCACCAAACATTGTAAACGGCACATGGGTAGTTAAGATAACCGGAGTAAATGCTGACAGACTTGTACAGATAATAATGACTGACAATATACTTGACTACACTGTTGACTTATCCAAGCCACCTGCACCTGCAACAAATATATCTCTTATGATATCAAAAAAGGTGTTTGACAAGTTGGAGCAGCTAAAAGAGAATATTGCCTTTAAGACGGCAGTTGTTTCATATAATCTGAAAGCAGGAATACTTTCAAATGTGACTACTGCAGATACTATGAAGGAACAGATATATACCTTTGATATTGTACTGACACCACAGAAACCTTATGCCCGCGCAAATGAACTCATACTGAGGCAACCACTGGCACAGATTGGGGTGACGCTTGACACAGGTGCAAGCATAATGACAATATCAAAATTTGCAGTACCCCTTATAATCAGTTATCCCTATACAAACTCAAAGGATTATGTTGAGGGACAGACCCTGGGGTATCAATACAACGGGACAACAAGCAGCTGGGAGCAAAAAGCTACGTCAAACAGATTTGACATAGACAACAGTAAAGGCTTTATAAGCTTCGAATCAACGGTTCCCGGGCTTTATGCACTTGCTGACAGAACGAATAATTTGTTTGATGATATATACGGACATACGTATGAAGACTCTATACTGAATGTTGCTATGGCTCATAAGCTTAAAAGCATAACAAGCCGCATGTTCAATCCTGACAAGACAGCAACAGTAGGAGAGGCGGTAAAGCTGGCATTTGACAGTCTTGAGTATAACTATGGCAGCGAGTTTATGGATTTGGCGATAAAGACGGGATTAGTAAAGAGCGGAAAATCACCTTCCGCAACTCTTACAAGGCAGGATGCTGCATGTTTGGCCGCAGTATTATATGAAATGAAAACAAATACCAGAGTTAACGGAAACAAGGACATAATCTCCATATATAAAGACTATGGCAAAATAGATAAGACAATATATAATAAAGTTGCTTTTGCCGCTGAAAACGGATTTTTGCCATATCAGTCATCTACATTATTTAACCCTACCCAGAGTGTTACGAGGGGCGAACTGATGTACATGCTGGAAAAGGCGCTGGTACTTGCAGGAGATATATAA
- a CDS encoding S-layer homology domain-containing protein — protein MKKPITRYIAILLAAVVLFTTGVQEVQAHGVKVTTQKIDGKYKITLSSQESGLGVNILAFSISKGKTINIAYTLKKGAATSASTEIDESIILAPFRVITTNSDNIDGRPFSDIANTEFDEYIRNLHDVGITSGFSDGTFRPGNTLSRAEAAAMLSVALNLKPYDSQNTKLKDVNGHWGRKYINAVVNKGIMAGYSDKTFRPNNKITVAEVCTIISKSFSFKTKAQGTFGKLKKNQWYSAYVQNIFNLKILTIEDSIYKNFSENGNISRGNFAMMLSRALSTY, from the coding sequence ATGAAAAAACCCATTACCAGATACATTGCCATATTATTAGCTGCGGTAGTATTGTTTACCACGGGAGTACAGGAGGTTCAGGCACATGGTGTAAAAGTGACTACACAGAAGATTGATGGCAAATATAAGATTACTCTTTCTTCTCAGGAATCCGGGCTTGGTGTGAACATACTGGCATTCAGTATTTCAAAAGGTAAAACAATTAATATTGCCTACACATTAAAGAAGGGTGCAGCCACTTCTGCTTCAACAGAGATTGATGAGTCAATAATTCTTGCACCATTTAGAGTGATAACAACAAATTCTGATAATATAGACGGAAGACCCTTTTCTGATATTGCTAATACTGAGTTTGATGAATACATACGGAATTTACACGATGTGGGTATAACTTCAGGGTTCTCGGACGGAACCTTTCGCCCGGGAAATACACTCTCACGTGCAGAGGCAGCTGCAATGCTGTCAGTAGCTTTAAACTTAAAGCCCTATGATTCTCAAAATACCAAGCTAAAGGATGTAAACGGACATTGGGGCAGAAAGTACATAAACGCCGTTGTGAACAAGGGGATAATGGCAGGTTACTCGGACAAGACCTTCAGACCAAACAATAAAATAACTGTTGCAGAGGTTTGTACAATAATAAGCAAATCCTTCAGTTTTAAAACAAAAGCTCAGGGTACATTTGGAAAACTAAAGAAAAATCAATGGTATTCAGCTTATGTACAAAATATATTTAATTTAAAAATTTTAACTATTGAGGATAGTATATACAAAAACTTCTCCGAAAATGGAAATATTTCCAGAGGCAACTTCGCAATGATGCTCAGCAGAGCGCTTTCCACGTATTAA
- a CDS encoding YwmB family TATA-box binding protein gives MRKFSFVLAAILVVGTIIGFAYYITGKSSNGEGQISIKDAFNYSGAKMVVNDVYFFARASDKYKTVSELSKVCEDVFKTLEVSVYSKNTNSSDNLAKTDMRGTTREGVKISGMASIVGNKSGNRDKYITIDAIEAGEGKALLLRKKIEDVFKKHKLKAEINSCITGTYEGNLKDNQLENICKKILNESSAKKIDSFKQQNEISVSAFSPLIGDKLRVGGKNVNLGIAFRYNKLENRTYLWVATPVVNAEY, from the coding sequence ATGAGAAAGTTTTCTTTTGTTTTAGCGGCTATTTTAGTAGTCGGGACTATTATTGGATTTGCATATTACATAACAGGAAAAAGCAGCAATGGTGAAGGACAAATTTCAATTAAAGATGCATTCAATTATTCCGGTGCCAAAATGGTAGTCAATGATGTGTATTTTTTTGCCAGAGCTTCGGACAAATATAAGACTGTAAGTGAGTTATCAAAAGTTTGCGAGGATGTATTCAAGACACTTGAAGTTTCAGTGTATTCAAAAAATACAAACAGCTCTGATAATTTGGCAAAAACAGACATGCGGGGCACCACAAGGGAAGGTGTAAAAATATCTGGAATGGCAAGTATTGTTGGGAATAAGTCAGGTAATAGAGACAAATATATAACTATAGATGCAATTGAAGCCGGAGAAGGAAAAGCATTATTGCTGAGAAAGAAAATTGAAGATGTATTTAAAAAGCATAAGCTTAAAGCTGAAATAAACTCATGTATTACAGGAACATATGAAGGAAATCTCAAGGACAACCAATTAGAGAACATTTGCAAAAAAATACTTAACGAAAGTTCAGCTAAGAAAATAGATAGCTTCAAGCAGCAAAATGAAATCAGTGTATCAGCTTTTTCTCCCTTAATAGGAGATAAGTTAAGAGTTGGCGGTAAAAATGTAAACCTTGGAATAGCGTTCAGGTACAACAAACTAGAAAACAGGACATATTTATGGGTGGCAACACCTGTAGTCAATGCAGAGTATTGA
- the murA gene encoding UDP-N-acetylglucosamine 1-carboxyvinyltransferase → MAKYVIREGVPLRGRVKVDGAKNAVLPIIAASLLSDSKSVIEEVPDLNDVRIMCDLLRCLGADIQKQSDSTTISFETREITNSTAPYELVNKLRASFLVMGPMLARTGYVRVALPGGCPIGSRPVDLHLKGFAALGAEITQGHGYIEARKNKKLVGSKIYLDFPSVGATENIMMAAVMAEGQTTIENAANEPEIVDLASYLNEMGANVVGAGTDTIRIEGVTSMKGCTHTVIPDRIEAGTFMIAAAITNGEIRIENVVPDHLKPVVAKLKETGLEISEELTAITVKSTGELKPIDVKTLPYPGFPTDMQAQMTSMLSCIPGTSMVIETIFENRFMHISELKRMGANIKIDGRTAVIEGKSCLTGACVKATDLRAGAALVLAGLAAEGATEIGEIQHIDRGYSGFAEKLKSLGAKIERVEE, encoded by the coding sequence TTGGCTAAATATGTAATCCGTGAAGGTGTGCCTTTGAGAGGCAGAGTAAAAGTAGATGGTGCAAAAAATGCAGTTCTTCCAATAATAGCAGCGTCCCTGCTAAGCGATTCAAAAAGTGTAATAGAAGAAGTTCCCGACTTAAATGATGTCAGGATAATGTGTGATTTATTAAGGTGCTTGGGAGCAGATATTCAAAAGCAATCCGATTCCACAACCATATCCTTTGAGACCAGAGAGATTACGAACTCAACTGCACCCTATGAACTGGTAAATAAGCTTAGAGCGTCATTTCTTGTAATGGGCCCTATGCTTGCCAGAACGGGCTATGTAAGGGTTGCTTTGCCGGGAGGATGTCCCATAGGCTCAAGACCGGTTGACTTACATCTCAAAGGCTTCGCAGCCTTAGGTGCTGAGATAACTCAAGGACACGGTTATATTGAAGCCAGAAAAAATAAAAAGCTGGTGGGAAGCAAGATATATCTGGATTTTCCCAGTGTTGGTGCAACTGAAAACATTATGATGGCAGCCGTAATGGCGGAAGGTCAGACAACAATAGAGAATGCTGCAAATGAACCGGAAATAGTGGATTTGGCGAGCTATTTGAACGAAATGGGAGCAAATGTAGTAGGAGCAGGCACTGACACCATAAGGATTGAGGGTGTCACAAGCATGAAGGGTTGTACACATACGGTAATTCCAGACCGCATTGAGGCAGGTACGTTTATGATAGCTGCTGCAATTACAAATGGTGAAATAAGGATTGAAAATGTGGTACCTGATCATCTGAAACCTGTAGTTGCAAAGCTCAAAGAAACCGGACTTGAAATATCGGAGGAATTGACGGCAATTACAGTAAAAAGTACGGGAGAGCTAAAACCAATAGATGTGAAAACATTGCCATATCCGGGATTTCCCACTGATATGCAGGCTCAAATGACTTCAATGCTTTCATGTATACCGGGTACAAGCATGGTAATAGAAACTATTTTTGAGAACAGATTTATGCATATAAGTGAATTAAAGAGAATGGGTGCCAATATAAAAATAGACGGAAGAACGGCAGTAATAGAGGGCAAGTCGTGTCTTACGGGTGCATGTGTTAAAGCAACAGACCTGAGAGCAGGAGCTGCTCTGGTACTGGCGGGACTTGCGGCAGAGGGAGCAACTGAAATAGGCGAGATTCAGCACATTGACAGGGGATATTCAGGATTTGCAGAAAAGCTGAAATCTCTTGGAGCGAAAATAGAGCGGGTTGAGGAATAG